The Candidatus Binatia bacterium genome has a window encoding:
- a CDS encoding DUF58 domain-containing protein, whose protein sequence is MDASEIIRRVREIQVRTGRHVADVLAGEYVSVFKGGGVEFEEVRPYVPGDDVRSIDWNVTARTGEPFVKRYVEERQLTLLLMADVSASQDFGSTTRSKREAAAELCALLAFSAIRNDDKVGLVLFHGGVEQYIPPRKGQKHALRVVREVLAHGEVDDGHDRATGSRLAIAVPPRKEPGGNEVPQASSSRMASGLVEAAERRAASGGALSRLRSVVRRLAPARRTMRTAREATDIDRAMRFAMSVTRRRAVCFVVSDFLDEGFEHALMTANQKHDVIAVLVTDRRELETADAGLVAMREAETGRTVLCDTGSAAFRQYANETAQDRVTSLEKRLRRSGIDFIHIDAAGSIVEPIVRFFRMRERRKMR, encoded by the coding sequence ATGGACGCTTCCGAGATCATTCGCCGGGTGCGCGAGATCCAGGTGCGCACCGGACGGCACGTCGCCGACGTGCTGGCCGGCGAGTACGTCTCCGTGTTCAAGGGCGGGGGTGTCGAGTTCGAGGAAGTGCGCCCGTACGTGCCGGGCGACGACGTGCGCTCGATCGACTGGAACGTGACGGCGCGCACCGGCGAGCCGTTCGTCAAGCGCTACGTGGAAGAGAGGCAGCTCACGCTGCTGCTCATGGCGGACGTCTCGGCCTCCCAGGATTTCGGCTCGACGACGCGCTCCAAGCGCGAAGCGGCGGCCGAGCTTTGCGCGTTGCTCGCGTTCTCGGCGATCCGCAACGACGACAAGGTCGGCCTGGTGCTGTTCCACGGCGGCGTCGAGCAGTACATTCCGCCGCGCAAGGGCCAGAAACACGCGCTGCGCGTCGTGCGCGAAGTGCTCGCGCACGGCGAGGTCGACGACGGCCACGACCGCGCCACCGGTTCCCGTCTCGCCATTGCAGTGCCACCGCGCAAGGAGCCGGGCGGCAACGAAGTGCCGCAGGCCTCGAGCTCCCGCATGGCCAGCGGCCTGGTCGAAGCCGCCGAGCGTCGCGCCGCTTCGGGCGGCGCCCTGTCGCGACTGCGCTCGGTCGTGCGAAGGCTCGCCCCCGCGCGGCGCACGATGCGTACTGCCCGGGAAGCGACCGACATCGATCGCGCGATGCGCTTTGCGATGTCGGTGACGCGGCGCCGGGCCGTCTGCTTCGTCGTCAGCGATTTTCTCGACGAAGGTTTCGAGCACGCGCTGATGACGGCCAACCAGAAGCACGACGTCATCGCGGTGCTCGTGACCGACCGGCGCGAGCTCGAAACGGCCGACGCCGGCCTGGTCGCGATGCGCGAGGCCGAAACCGGCCGAACCGTGCTCTGCGACACCGGTTCTGCCGCGTTTCGCCAGTACGCCAACGAGACGGCGCAGGACCGCGTTACCTCTCTCGAAAAAAGGCTGCGGCGAAGCGGCATCGATTTCATCCACATCGACGCGGCCGGCTCCATCGTCGAGCCGATCGTGCGGTTCTTCCGCATGCGCGAACGCAGGAAGATGCGGTGA